From one Zonotrichia leucophrys gambelii isolate GWCS_2022_RI unplaced genomic scaffold, RI_Zleu_2.0 Scaffold_55_320004, whole genome shotgun sequence genomic stretch:
- the POLR2A gene encoding DNA-directed RNA polymerase II subunit RPB1 isoform X2, whose translation MQGSARNQDDLTHKLADIVKINNQLRRNEQNGAAAHVIAEDVKLLQFHVATMVDNELPGLPRAMQKSGRPLKSLKQRLKGKEGRVRGNLMGKRVDFSARTVITPDPNLAIDQVGVPRSIAANMTFAEIVTPFNIDRLQELVRRGNSQYPGAKYIIRDNGDRIDLRFHPKPSDLHLQIGYKVERHMCDGDIVIFNRQPTLHKMSMMGHRVRILPWSTFRLNLSVTTPYNADFDGDEMNLHLPQSLETRAEIQELAMVPRMIVTPQSNRPVMGIVQDTLTAVRKFTKRDVFLERGEVMNLLMFLSTWDGKVPQPAILKPRPLWTGKQIFSLIIPGHINCIRTHSTHPDDEDSGPYKHISPGDTKVIVENGELIMGILCKKSLGTSAGSLVHISYLEMGHDTTRLFYSNIQTVINNWLLIEGHTIGIGDSIADAKTYQDIQNTIKKAKQDVIEVIEKAHNNELEPTPGNTLRQTFENQVNRILNDARDKTGSSAQKSLSEYNNFKSMVVSGAKGSKINISQVIAVVGQQNVEGKRIPFGFKHRTLPHFIKDDYGPESRGFVENSYLAGLTPTEFFFHAMGGREGLIDTAVKTAETGYIQRRLIKSMESVMVKYDATVRNSINQVVQLRYGEDGLAGESVEFQNLATLKPSNKAFEKKFKFDYTNERALRRTLQEELVKDILSNAHIQNELEREFDRMREDREVLRVIFPTGDSKVVLPCNLLRMIWNAQKIFHINSRLPSDLHPVKVVEGVKELSRKLVIVNGEDPLSRQAQENATLLFNIHLRSTLCSRRMVEEFRLSGEAFDWLLGEIESKFNQAIAHPGEMVGALAAQSLGEPATQMTLNTFHYAGVSAKNVTLGVPRLKELINISKKPKTPSLTVFLLGQSARDAERAKDILCRLEHTTLRKVTANTAIYYDPNPQSTVVAEDQEWVNVYYEMPDFDVSRISPWLLRVELDRKHMTDRKLTMEQIAEKINAGFGDDLNCIFNDDNAEKLVLRIRIMNSDENKMQEEEEVVDKMDDDVFLRCIESNMLTDMTLQGIEQISKVYMHLPQTDNKKKIIITEDGEFKALQEWILETDGVSLMRVLSEKDVDPVRTTSNDIVEIFTVLGIEAVRKALERELYHVISFDGSYVNYRHLALLCDTMTSRGHLMAITRHGVNRQDTGPLMKCSFEETVDVLMEAAAHGESDPMKGVSENIMLGQLAPAGTGCFDLLLDAEKCKHGMEIPSALPGLGVGGPTGMFFGSAPSPMGGMSPAMTPWNQGATPAYGAWSPSVGSGMTPGGAGFSPSAASDASGFSPGYSPAWSPTPGSPGSPGPSSPYIPSPGGAMSPSYSPTSPAYEPRSPGGYTPQSPSYSPTSPSYSPTSPSYSPTSPNYSPTSPSYSPTSPSYSPTSPSYSPTSPSYSPTSPSYSPTSPSYSPTSPSYSPTSPSYSPTSPSYSPTSPSYSPTSPSYSPTSPSYSPTSPSYSPTSPSYSPTSPSYSPTSPNYSPTSPNYTPTSPSYSPTSPSYSPTSPNYTPTSPNYSPTSPSYSPTSPSYSPTSPSYSPSSPRYTPQSPTYTPSSPSYSPSSPSYSPTSPKYTPTSPSYSPSSPEYTPTSPKYSPTSPKYSPTSPKYSPTSPTYSPTTPKYSPTSPTYSPTSPVYTPTSPKYSPTSPTYSPTSPKYSPTSPTYSPTSPKGSTYSPTSPGYSPTSPTYSLTSPAISPDDSDDDN comes from the exons gatgaCCTGACCCACAAGTTGGCCGACATCGTCAAGATCAACAACCAACTGCGGCGCAACGAGCAGAACGGGGCGGCCGCGCACGTCATCGCCGAGGACGTCAAACTGCTGCAGTTCCACGTGGCCACCATGGTGGACAACGAGCTGCCCGGCCTGCCCCGG GCCATGCAGAAGTCGGGGCGCCCCCTCAAGTCGCTGAAGCAGCGGCTGAAGGGGAAGGAGGGTCGGGTCCGGGGCAACCTCATGGGCAAACGCGTCGACTTCTCGGCGCGCACGGTCATCACGCCCGACCCCAACCTGGCCATCGACCAGGTGGGCGTCCCGCGCTCCATCGCCGCCAACATGACCTTTGCTGAGATCGTCACGCCCTTCAACATCGACAG gctgcaggagctggtgcgCAGGGGGAACAGTCAGTACCCGGGGGCCAAGTACATCATCCGGGACAACGGCGACCGGATCGACCTGCGCTTCCACCCCAAGCCCAGCGACCTGCACCTGCAGATTGGGTACAAG GTGGAGCGTCACATGTGCGACGGCGACATCGTCATCTTCAACCGGCAGCCCACCCTGCACAAGATGTCCATGATGGGCCACCGGGTCAGGATCCTGCCCTGGTCCACCTTCAGGCTCAACCTCAG TGTCACCACGCCCTACAACGCCGATTTCGACGGCGACGAGATGAACCTGCACCTGCCGCAGTCTCTGGAGACGCGGGCGGAGATCCAGGAGCTGGCCATGGTGCCCAGGATGATCGTCACCCCCCAGAGCAACCGGCCCGTCATGGGCATCGTGCAGGACACGCTGACGGCCGTGCGCAAGTTCACCAAGAGGGACGTCTTCCTCGAGAGG ggcGAGGTGATGAACCTGCTGATGTTCCTGTCCACGTGGGACGGCAAGGTGCCCCAGCCGGCCATCCTGAAGCCGCGGCCGCTGTGGACGGGCAAGCAGATCTTCTCGCTCATCATCCCCGGCCACATCAACTGCATCCGCACGCACAGCACGCACCCCGACGACGAGGACAGCGGCCCCTACAAGCACATCTCGCCCGGGGACACCAAG GTGATCGTGGAGAACGGGGAGCTCATCATGGGCATCCTCTGCAAGAAGTCCCTGGGGACGTCGGCCGGGTCGCTGGTGCACATCTCCTACCTGGAGATGGGCCACGACACCACGCGCCTCTTCTACAGCAACATCCAGACGGTCATCAACAACTGGCTGCTCATCGAGG GTCACACCATCGGCATTGGAGACTCCATCGCCGACGCCAAGACCTACCAGGACATCCAGAACACCATCAAGAAGGCCAAGCAGGACGTGATCGAG GTGATCGAGAAGGCGCACAACAACGAGCTGGAGCCCACGCCCGGGAACACGCTGCGCCAGACCTTCGAGAACCAGGTGAACCGGATCCTCAACGACGCGCGCGACAAGACCGGCTCCTCGGCGCAGAAGTCCCTGTCCGAGTACAACAACTTCAAGTCCATGGTGGTGTCGGGGGCCAAGGGCTCCAAGATCAACATCTCCCAG GTCATCGCGGTGGTGGGGCAGCAGAACGTGGAGGGCAAGCGGATCCCGTTCGGCTTCAAGCACCGCACGCTGCCGCACTTCATCAAGGACGACTACGGCCCCGAGAGCCGCGGCTTCGTGGAGAACTCGTACCTGGCCGGGCTCACCCCCACCGAGTTCTTCTTCCACGCCATGGGCGGCCGCGAGGGGCTCATTGATACGGCCGTGAAAACGGCTGAGACCG GGTACATCCAGCGGCGGCTGATCAAGTCCATGGAGTCGGTGATGGTCAAGTACGACGCCACGGTGAGGAACTCCATCAACCAGGTGGTGCAGCTGCGCTACGGCGAGGACGGGCTGGCCGGCGAGAGCGTCGAGTTCCAGAACCTGGCCACGCTCAAGCCCTCCAACAAGGCCTTCGAGAAGAA gTTCAAGTTTGACTACACCAACGAGCGGGCGCTGCGCCGGacgctgcaggaggagctggtcAAGGACATCCTGTCCAACGCCCACATCCAGAACGAGCTGGAGCGCGAGTTCGACCGCATGCGCGAGGACAGGGAGGTGCTCAGGGTCATCTTCCCCACCGGGGACAGCAAG gtggtGCTCCCCTGTAACCTGCTCCGCATGATCTGGAACGCGCAGAAGATTTTCCACATCAACTCCCGGCTGCCCTCGGACCTGCACCCGGTCAAGGTGGTCGAGG GGGTGAAGGAGCTGAGCCGCAAGCTGGTGATCGTGAATGGGGAGGACCCGCTGAGCCGGCAGGCGCAGGAGAACGCCACGCTGCTCTTCAACATCCACCTGCGCTCCACGCTCTGCAGCCGCCGCATGGTGGAGGAGTTCCGGCTCAGCGGGGAGGCCTTCGACTGGCTGCTGGGGGAGATCGAGTCCAAGTTCAACCAGGCCATC gCGCACCCTGGTGAGATGGTGGGCGCCCTGGCCGCGCAGTCGCTGGGCGAGCCGGCCACGCAGATGACCCTCAACACGTTCCACTACGCGGGCGTGTCGGCCAAGAACGTCACGCTGGGCGTGCCGCGCCTCAAGGAGCTCATCAACATCTCCAAGAAGCCCAAGACGCCGTCGCTGACGGTGTTCCTGCTGGGCCAGAGCGCCCGCGACGCCGAGCGCGCCAAG gacaTCCTGTGCCGCCTGGAGCACACCACGCTGCGCAAGGTGACGGCCAACACCGCCATCTACTACGACCCCAACCCGCAGAGCACGGTGGTGGCCGAGGACCAGGAGTGGGTCAACGTCTACTACGAGATGCCCGACTTCGACGTGAGCCGCATCTCGCCGTGGCTGCTGCGCGTCGAGCTCGACCGCAAGCACATGACCGACCGCAAGCTGACCATGGAGCAGATCGCCGAGAAGATCAACGCCG gcTTCGGTGACGACCTCAACTGCATCTTCAACGACGACAACGCCGAGAAGCTGGTGCTGCGCATCCGCATCATGAACAGCGACGAGAACAAGATGCAGGAG gaggaggaggtggtggacAAGATGGACGACGACGTCTTCCTGCGCTGCATCGAGTCCAACATGCTGACGGACATGACGCTGCAGGGCATCGAGCAGATCAGcaag GTGTACATGCACCTGCCGCAGACGGACAACAAGAAGAAGATCATCATCACCGAGGACGGCGAGTTCAAGGCTCTGCAGGAGTGGATCCTGGAGACTGACGGCGTCAGCCTGATGCGGGTGCTGAGCGAGAAGGACGTGGACCCCGTGCGCACCACGTCCAACGACATCGTGGAGATCTTCACC GTGCTGGGCATCGAGGCCGTGCGCAAGGCGCTGGAGCGGGAGCTCTACCACGTCATCTCCTTCGACGGCTCCTACGTCAACTACCGGCACCTGGCGCTGCTGTGCGACACCATGACCTCCCGCGGGCACCTGATGGCCATCACCCGGCACGGCGTCAACCGCCAGGACACCGGGCCGCTCATGAAGTGCTCCTTCGAGGAGACG GTCGATGTCCTGATGGAGGCGGCCGCCCACGGCGAGAGCGACCCCATGAAGGGCGTGTCCGAGAACATCATGCTGGGCCAGCTGGCCCCGGCCGGCACCGGCTGCTTCGACCTCCTGCTGGACGCCGAGAAGTGCAAGCACGGCATGGAGATCCCCAGCGCCCTGCCCGGGCTCGGCGTCGGCGGCC CCACCGGGATGTTCTTCGGCTcggcccccagccccatggggGGGATGTCCCCGGCCATGACCCCCTGGAACCAGGGGGCCACCCCGGCCTACGGAGCCTGGTCCCCCAGCGTGG GCAGCGGGATGACCCCGGGCGGGGCCGGGTTCTCCCCCAGCGCCGCCTCCGACGCCTCCGGGTTCAGCCCCGGTTACTCCCCGGCCTGGTCACCGACCCCCGGCTCGCCGGGGTCACCGGGGCCCTCCAGCCCCTACATCCCCTCCCCCG GTGGCGCCATGTCCCCCAGCTACAGCCCGACGTCCCCCGCCTACGAGCCGCGGTCGCCGGGGGGCTAcaccccccagagccccagctaCAGCCCCACGTCCCCCAGCTACAGCCCAACCTCACCGAGCTACAGCCCCACCTCGCCCAACTACAGCCCCACCTCGCCCAGCTACAGCCCCACCTCTCCCAGTTACAGCCCCACCTCGCCCAGTTACAGCCCGACCTCGCCCAGCTACAGCCCCACGTCCCCGAGCTACAGCCCCACGTCCCCCAGCTACAGCCCCACCTCGCCCAGCTACAGCCCGACGTCGCCCAGCTACAGCCCGACCTCTCCCAGCTACAGCCCCACCTCTCCCAGTTACAGCCCGACCTCGCCGAGCTACAGCCCCACCTCTCCCAGCTACAGCCCCACTTCCCCCAGTTACAGCCCCACCTCTCCCAGTTACAGCCCGACCTCTCCCAGCTACAGCCCCACCTCGCCCAACTACAGCCCCACCAGCCCCAACTACACCCCGACCTCCCCCAGCTACAGCCCCACCTCTCCCAGTTACAGCCCCACCAGCCCCAACTACACCCCGACCTCGCCCAACTACAGCCCCACCTCTCCCAGCTACAGCCCCACCTCCCCCAGTTACAGCCCCACCTCTCCCAGCTACAGCCCGTCCAGCCCCCGCTACACCCCGCAGTCGCCCACCTacacccccagcagccccagctacagccccagcagccccagctacAGCCCCACGTCCCCCAAGTACACCCCGACCAGCCCCAGCTACAGCCCCAGCTCGCCCGAGTACACCCCGACCTCGCCCAAGTACAGCCCGACCTCGCCCAAGTACAGCCCCACGTCCCCCAAGTACAGCCCCACCTCGCCCACCTACAGCCCCACCACGCCCAAGTACAGCCCCACGTCGCCCACCTACAGCCCCACCTCGCCCGTCTACACCCCGACGTCGCCCAAGTACAGCCCCACCTCGCCCACCTACAGCCCCACGTCGCCCAAGTACAGCCCGACGTCGCCCACCTACAGCCCCACGTCGCCCAAGGGCTCCACGTACAGCCCCACGTCCCCCGGCTACAGCCCCACCTCGCCCACCTACAGCCTCACCAGCCCGGCCATCAGCCCCGACGACAGCGACGACGACAACTGA
- the POLR2A gene encoding DNA-directed RNA polymerase II subunit RPB1 isoform X3, with protein MVDNELPGLPRAMQKSGRPLKSLKQRLKGKEGRVRGNLMGKRVDFSARTVITPDPNLAIDQVGVPRSIAANMTFAEIVTPFNIDRLQELVRRGNSQYPGAKYIIRDNGDRIDLRFHPKPSDLHLQIGYKVERHMCDGDIVIFNRQPTLHKMSMMGHRVRILPWSTFRLNLSVTTPYNADFDGDEMNLHLPQSLETRAEIQELAMVPRMIVTPQSNRPVMGIVQDTLTAVRKFTKRDVFLERGEVMNLLMFLSTWDGKVPQPAILKPRPLWTGKQIFSLIIPGHINCIRTHSTHPDDEDSGPYKHISPGDTKVIVENGELIMGILCKKSLGTSAGSLVHISYLEMGHDTTRLFYSNIQTVINNWLLIEGHTIGIGDSIADAKTYQDIQNTIKKAKQDVIEVIEKAHNNELEPTPGNTLRQTFENQVNRILNDARDKTGSSAQKSLSEYNNFKSMVVSGAKGSKINISQVIAVVGQQNVEGKRIPFGFKHRTLPHFIKDDYGPESRGFVENSYLAGLTPTEFFFHAMGGREGLIDTAVKTAETGYIQRRLIKSMESVMVKYDATVRNSINQVVQLRYGEDGLAGESVEFQNLATLKPSNKAFEKKFKFDYTNERALRRTLQEELVKDILSNAHIQNELEREFDRMREDREVLRVIFPTGDSKVVLPCNLLRMIWNAQKIFHINSRLPSDLHPVKVVEGVKELSRKLVIVNGEDPLSRQAQENATLLFNIHLRSTLCSRRMVEEFRLSGEAFDWLLGEIESKFNQAIAHPGEMVGALAAQSLGEPATQMTLNTFHYAGVSAKNVTLGVPRLKELINISKKPKTPSLTVFLLGQSARDAERAKDILCRLEHTTLRKVTANTAIYYDPNPQSTVVAEDQEWVNVYYEMPDFDVSRISPWLLRVELDRKHMTDRKLTMEQIAEKINAGFGDDLNCIFNDDNAEKLVLRIRIMNSDENKMQEEEEVVDKMDDDVFLRCIESNMLTDMTLQGIEQISKVYMHLPQTDNKKKIIITEDGEFKALQEWILETDGVSLMRVLSEKDVDPVRTTSNDIVEIFTVLGIEAVRKALERELYHVISFDGSYVNYRHLALLCDTMTSRGHLMAITRHGVNRQDTGPLMKCSFEETVDVLMEAAAHGESDPMKGVSENIMLGQLAPAGTGCFDLLLDAEKCKHGMEIPSALPGLGVGGPTGMFFGSAPSPMGGMSPAMTPWNQGATPAYGAWSPSVGSGMTPGGAGFSPSAASDASGFSPGYSPAWSPTPGSPGSPGPSSPYIPSPGGAMSPSYSPTSPAYEPRSPGGYTPQSPSYSPTSPSYSPTSPSYSPTSPNYSPTSPSYSPTSPSYSPTSPSYSPTSPSYSPTSPSYSPTSPSYSPTSPSYSPTSPSYSPTSPSYSPTSPSYSPTSPSYSPTSPSYSPTSPSYSPTSPSYSPTSPSYSPTSPNYSPTSPNYTPTSPSYSPTSPSYSPTSPNYTPTSPNYSPTSPSYSPTSPSYSPTSPSYSPSSPRYTPQSPTYTPSSPSYSPSSPSYSPTSPKYTPTSPSYSPSSPEYTPTSPKYSPTSPKYSPTSPKYSPTSPTYSPTTPKYSPTSPTYSPTSPVYTPTSPKYSPTSPTYSPTSPKYSPTSPTYSPTSPKGSTYSPTSPGYSPTSPTYSLTSPAISPDDSDDDN; from the exons ATGGTGGACAACGAGCTGCCCGGCCTGCCCCGG GCCATGCAGAAGTCGGGGCGCCCCCTCAAGTCGCTGAAGCAGCGGCTGAAGGGGAAGGAGGGTCGGGTCCGGGGCAACCTCATGGGCAAACGCGTCGACTTCTCGGCGCGCACGGTCATCACGCCCGACCCCAACCTGGCCATCGACCAGGTGGGCGTCCCGCGCTCCATCGCCGCCAACATGACCTTTGCTGAGATCGTCACGCCCTTCAACATCGACAG gctgcaggagctggtgcgCAGGGGGAACAGTCAGTACCCGGGGGCCAAGTACATCATCCGGGACAACGGCGACCGGATCGACCTGCGCTTCCACCCCAAGCCCAGCGACCTGCACCTGCAGATTGGGTACAAG GTGGAGCGTCACATGTGCGACGGCGACATCGTCATCTTCAACCGGCAGCCCACCCTGCACAAGATGTCCATGATGGGCCACCGGGTCAGGATCCTGCCCTGGTCCACCTTCAGGCTCAACCTCAG TGTCACCACGCCCTACAACGCCGATTTCGACGGCGACGAGATGAACCTGCACCTGCCGCAGTCTCTGGAGACGCGGGCGGAGATCCAGGAGCTGGCCATGGTGCCCAGGATGATCGTCACCCCCCAGAGCAACCGGCCCGTCATGGGCATCGTGCAGGACACGCTGACGGCCGTGCGCAAGTTCACCAAGAGGGACGTCTTCCTCGAGAGG ggcGAGGTGATGAACCTGCTGATGTTCCTGTCCACGTGGGACGGCAAGGTGCCCCAGCCGGCCATCCTGAAGCCGCGGCCGCTGTGGACGGGCAAGCAGATCTTCTCGCTCATCATCCCCGGCCACATCAACTGCATCCGCACGCACAGCACGCACCCCGACGACGAGGACAGCGGCCCCTACAAGCACATCTCGCCCGGGGACACCAAG GTGATCGTGGAGAACGGGGAGCTCATCATGGGCATCCTCTGCAAGAAGTCCCTGGGGACGTCGGCCGGGTCGCTGGTGCACATCTCCTACCTGGAGATGGGCCACGACACCACGCGCCTCTTCTACAGCAACATCCAGACGGTCATCAACAACTGGCTGCTCATCGAGG GTCACACCATCGGCATTGGAGACTCCATCGCCGACGCCAAGACCTACCAGGACATCCAGAACACCATCAAGAAGGCCAAGCAGGACGTGATCGAG GTGATCGAGAAGGCGCACAACAACGAGCTGGAGCCCACGCCCGGGAACACGCTGCGCCAGACCTTCGAGAACCAGGTGAACCGGATCCTCAACGACGCGCGCGACAAGACCGGCTCCTCGGCGCAGAAGTCCCTGTCCGAGTACAACAACTTCAAGTCCATGGTGGTGTCGGGGGCCAAGGGCTCCAAGATCAACATCTCCCAG GTCATCGCGGTGGTGGGGCAGCAGAACGTGGAGGGCAAGCGGATCCCGTTCGGCTTCAAGCACCGCACGCTGCCGCACTTCATCAAGGACGACTACGGCCCCGAGAGCCGCGGCTTCGTGGAGAACTCGTACCTGGCCGGGCTCACCCCCACCGAGTTCTTCTTCCACGCCATGGGCGGCCGCGAGGGGCTCATTGATACGGCCGTGAAAACGGCTGAGACCG GGTACATCCAGCGGCGGCTGATCAAGTCCATGGAGTCGGTGATGGTCAAGTACGACGCCACGGTGAGGAACTCCATCAACCAGGTGGTGCAGCTGCGCTACGGCGAGGACGGGCTGGCCGGCGAGAGCGTCGAGTTCCAGAACCTGGCCACGCTCAAGCCCTCCAACAAGGCCTTCGAGAAGAA gTTCAAGTTTGACTACACCAACGAGCGGGCGCTGCGCCGGacgctgcaggaggagctggtcAAGGACATCCTGTCCAACGCCCACATCCAGAACGAGCTGGAGCGCGAGTTCGACCGCATGCGCGAGGACAGGGAGGTGCTCAGGGTCATCTTCCCCACCGGGGACAGCAAG gtggtGCTCCCCTGTAACCTGCTCCGCATGATCTGGAACGCGCAGAAGATTTTCCACATCAACTCCCGGCTGCCCTCGGACCTGCACCCGGTCAAGGTGGTCGAGG GGGTGAAGGAGCTGAGCCGCAAGCTGGTGATCGTGAATGGGGAGGACCCGCTGAGCCGGCAGGCGCAGGAGAACGCCACGCTGCTCTTCAACATCCACCTGCGCTCCACGCTCTGCAGCCGCCGCATGGTGGAGGAGTTCCGGCTCAGCGGGGAGGCCTTCGACTGGCTGCTGGGGGAGATCGAGTCCAAGTTCAACCAGGCCATC gCGCACCCTGGTGAGATGGTGGGCGCCCTGGCCGCGCAGTCGCTGGGCGAGCCGGCCACGCAGATGACCCTCAACACGTTCCACTACGCGGGCGTGTCGGCCAAGAACGTCACGCTGGGCGTGCCGCGCCTCAAGGAGCTCATCAACATCTCCAAGAAGCCCAAGACGCCGTCGCTGACGGTGTTCCTGCTGGGCCAGAGCGCCCGCGACGCCGAGCGCGCCAAG gacaTCCTGTGCCGCCTGGAGCACACCACGCTGCGCAAGGTGACGGCCAACACCGCCATCTACTACGACCCCAACCCGCAGAGCACGGTGGTGGCCGAGGACCAGGAGTGGGTCAACGTCTACTACGAGATGCCCGACTTCGACGTGAGCCGCATCTCGCCGTGGCTGCTGCGCGTCGAGCTCGACCGCAAGCACATGACCGACCGCAAGCTGACCATGGAGCAGATCGCCGAGAAGATCAACGCCG gcTTCGGTGACGACCTCAACTGCATCTTCAACGACGACAACGCCGAGAAGCTGGTGCTGCGCATCCGCATCATGAACAGCGACGAGAACAAGATGCAGGAG gaggaggaggtggtggacAAGATGGACGACGACGTCTTCCTGCGCTGCATCGAGTCCAACATGCTGACGGACATGACGCTGCAGGGCATCGAGCAGATCAGcaag GTGTACATGCACCTGCCGCAGACGGACAACAAGAAGAAGATCATCATCACCGAGGACGGCGAGTTCAAGGCTCTGCAGGAGTGGATCCTGGAGACTGACGGCGTCAGCCTGATGCGGGTGCTGAGCGAGAAGGACGTGGACCCCGTGCGCACCACGTCCAACGACATCGTGGAGATCTTCACC GTGCTGGGCATCGAGGCCGTGCGCAAGGCGCTGGAGCGGGAGCTCTACCACGTCATCTCCTTCGACGGCTCCTACGTCAACTACCGGCACCTGGCGCTGCTGTGCGACACCATGACCTCCCGCGGGCACCTGATGGCCATCACCCGGCACGGCGTCAACCGCCAGGACACCGGGCCGCTCATGAAGTGCTCCTTCGAGGAGACG GTCGATGTCCTGATGGAGGCGGCCGCCCACGGCGAGAGCGACCCCATGAAGGGCGTGTCCGAGAACATCATGCTGGGCCAGCTGGCCCCGGCCGGCACCGGCTGCTTCGACCTCCTGCTGGACGCCGAGAAGTGCAAGCACGGCATGGAGATCCCCAGCGCCCTGCCCGGGCTCGGCGTCGGCGGCC CCACCGGGATGTTCTTCGGCTcggcccccagccccatggggGGGATGTCCCCGGCCATGACCCCCTGGAACCAGGGGGCCACCCCGGCCTACGGAGCCTGGTCCCCCAGCGTGG GCAGCGGGATGACCCCGGGCGGGGCCGGGTTCTCCCCCAGCGCCGCCTCCGACGCCTCCGGGTTCAGCCCCGGTTACTCCCCGGCCTGGTCACCGACCCCCGGCTCGCCGGGGTCACCGGGGCCCTCCAGCCCCTACATCCCCTCCCCCG GTGGCGCCATGTCCCCCAGCTACAGCCCGACGTCCCCCGCCTACGAGCCGCGGTCGCCGGGGGGCTAcaccccccagagccccagctaCAGCCCCACGTCCCCCAGCTACAGCCCAACCTCACCGAGCTACAGCCCCACCTCGCCCAACTACAGCCCCACCTCGCCCAGCTACAGCCCCACCTCTCCCAGTTACAGCCCCACCTCGCCCAGTTACAGCCCGACCTCGCCCAGCTACAGCCCCACGTCCCCGAGCTACAGCCCCACGTCCCCCAGCTACAGCCCCACCTCGCCCAGCTACAGCCCGACGTCGCCCAGCTACAGCCCGACCTCTCCCAGCTACAGCCCCACCTCTCCCAGTTACAGCCCGACCTCGCCGAGCTACAGCCCCACCTCTCCCAGCTACAGCCCCACTTCCCCCAGTTACAGCCCCACCTCTCCCAGTTACAGCCCGACCTCTCCCAGCTACAGCCCCACCTCGCCCAACTACAGCCCCACCAGCCCCAACTACACCCCGACCTCCCCCAGCTACAGCCCCACCTCTCCCAGTTACAGCCCCACCAGCCCCAACTACACCCCGACCTCGCCCAACTACAGCCCCACCTCTCCCAGCTACAGCCCCACCTCCCCCAGTTACAGCCCCACCTCTCCCAGCTACAGCCCGTCCAGCCCCCGCTACACCCCGCAGTCGCCCACCTacacccccagcagccccagctacagccccagcagccccagctacAGCCCCACGTCCCCCAAGTACACCCCGACCAGCCCCAGCTACAGCCCCAGCTCGCCCGAGTACACCCCGACCTCGCCCAAGTACAGCCCGACCTCGCCCAAGTACAGCCCCACGTCCCCCAAGTACAGCCCCACCTCGCCCACCTACAGCCCCACCACGCCCAAGTACAGCCCCACGTCGCCCACCTACAGCCCCACCTCGCCCGTCTACACCCCGACGTCGCCCAAGTACAGCCCCACCTCGCCCACCTACAGCCCCACGTCGCCCAAGTACAGCCCGACGTCGCCCACCTACAGCCCCACGTCGCCCAAGGGCTCCACGTACAGCCCCACGTCCCCCGGCTACAGCCCCACCTCGCCCACCTACAGCCTCACCAGCCCGGCCATCAGCCCCGACGACAGCGACGACGACAACTGA